Below is a genomic region from Erigeron canadensis isolate Cc75 chromosome 7, C_canadensis_v1, whole genome shotgun sequence.
AGCTTAGATTAGGTGCCTATGATAACTCCATGTTGTacaaagaaagaacaaaagtaTGGCATGATAAAAGACTTCGTAGGAAAGAATTTAAAGTTGGTGATAAAGTCTTAttgtttttgtcaaagtttAAGGTTAAGCAACCTAAATTGACTTCCCGTTGGATAGGACCTTATgtaattaagcatgtttaccCATCCGGATACGTTGAGTTGTTTAAAAAGGATGGAGGGTCATTTATTGTTAATGGTCATAGGTTGAAACTCTATCATGAGGAAGAAGCTGTGGATAGAGTTACATTTGAGGAACTCCCATTGTTTCATTTCAAAGAGTAATCGGTGATCGAGTCTAGCTAAAGACTTGTTAATAacttaagcgcttctcgggaggcaacccgagtctctttattattattattattattattattattattattattattattattattattattattattattatttattatcttgtttagttttacttttacatttcatttttttttatattaaaaaatccaaaaaaattgaaaaagtttaaaattccaaaaacatttgaaaaaatccaaaaaatccaaaaaagattttgaacTTTAGTTTAGTTGTTTCTATTTCGTAtttaggatttttatttttagttttatagttattgttattatttttattattatttcctttttcttttggtatgtttgatgtttttgttgAGTGTGTTTTAGAGCTAAAAAGATGAAGTCAACTGCGATTGAGATACAGGTTATTGCTTATTTTTAGAATCAACCGAGCATATGGAGCACGCGCATTAAACCCGGGAAGTTTCTAAGTTCtttatctcttttatttacttttccctatttcccatagttttGTCTTAGTTCATTgtacattgagggcattgtacaactcaagtgtgggggggaggtaaataggaaaaagccggGTTAATTTGAGAGACTTtgaaacttttgcttgtttgtccttatagtttaattacttttgtcacttaagatttaatcatattagtaaTTGAACTATAATTCCTTTGGTTAAATTTTCAatttgtgaaatgtgttttgaatgattaatTAGGCAACTCCGTTCTGGATTGATAACATGACTAGCACACTTATATCCTAAAACACCAAATATGTGagattcttgattcatttatagatttgctaggtgttacggttttggaattattagccttgtaaatttgtccctctcataggtttttggatttatccggaagtaagggtctcttttagagctctgaactatgatgtgcaagtttgaggttgatttttcATTTCTGTATTATTtcttctttgatatgagtgtgccggtgatcgcattgattctagaacttgtcctagtTGATCATTTAAAGATCGCAAATGAGATCACTTCGGTGATATAGGTGAAACTAGATAATAAAGAGGCAAACTTAGGATTTAaccatttttctttgtttatttcaccctttgttatgtttatcattgtttaaccatgttcttgtgcatgtgttttagtagctaatcacattggttagtgaataTCCCTTGTTTAACCATTGTTTGCAttcatttttagtgcaagaaacacttagaaaacttgtTAAGCCTCGCCTTTTCGTTTGTTTAAATCCACTCAAATATGTTAACCTTtcctcgccataccgatagtcgaaatccatGGTTGgtcattagttgcctatgctagttAAATGATTTGGGTTGTCTTTGTTGTGTCGGGTTGGTGTATTCTCTATTGGGGGTAGAttgatttcgtcatgatttTGGATTAAGTTTAGATTATTCAGTTTAGCATGTTATTTATGATTTGTCAATGTAATTTAAAGTTCAAAAAGGGGATACCAATTAGgcagggtaaaagtagttcattaaaagaatagaaaaattgaaaaacagaaagaaaaaaatataaaaatgatagaaaaaTGAGCTTGaactgtcagttggtatttcccATATTTTCGGCAAATCAATGTAAGTTGGTAGTtagtttaaaccaacaaaagcTTAATGGTTAAATGCTTATCTTATGGTTTAAGTTGGTATGGATATAAGACCAACAAAAGGTTCTTTGATggttatatttttcatttgaaGTTGGCTATATTCGTTTAAGTCaatattggtatgttatggTGGTTAAGAGTCGTTTGAAGGTCATACTGgtaatggtgtcggtttttatCGGTCTATTAGGGAGTAGTGTCGGGATAACGTCTTTTGGTCTTTCGatagatggcaactagtgatattagttgtgttggactagactatatgtaaaactttgttaattgttgtgttatttccttttaacactAATTATATCCCAAAATTCCATACACAATTTTAATGACCCTTGTAAGCCTTCAGAATTGTACATTACAGCCGTGTAAGACCTCTTTTGATAGTTATGCTTGGTGCTTACGCTTTGACGGTGGAGATTTGATTCTAGaacaagcctatggtaaaatagtatgcatcacgactaggctttgagtgattgataaaatatttcaaccccaatagtttgttagttggagtaggTTAGTTGAGATATTATTCTCTCATTTAATTAgagtgcttagtcgtgttttcgaggcttgtggatcattcaaatattgtcaaacatttcaatttttatttaagattaaaactgcttaaccattctcatttgttttctaactttcatggtttagcttctttttgataattGTCATGTTTTTGCGATCGAGAACCAAAGGAAGAATGCTTTAaaatctgaatttgcttgaggGCAAGCAAAgctcaagtgtgggggaattacaaaaacttgatgtgttaaatcgagtaataaaatttataaaacacgaactactagaaaactgactacaacacacttacgggcagtgaaCTCGTTcctatgcagtatagtaaaccggtaaatccgaggtcAGACATAAGGACTTTGTAAGCAATTGTTCAAATAAAgtaattcagattaaaaaggGGGTTTTtatggccgagttgccacgttgcaaaagttagtagaaaaagttagtaatcccgtaggattaatcgcaagaaagagaattttgatttatgacaaaaagagatttaaaagtcATCCGTCTTTACCTCGCTCAACAACATGTTTGGATTGCAcattaatgaagttcaaattcaaattaagttgataaagataatcgtgacaaaacAAATACACAAGCTGGTACCACCACCgtttttaaaatcatttatatcaCCTAATTAATTAGTTCCCTTGtaaaagccggtaccaccaatgcttaaaacaatttccctaaccaactagtttatttgattatcaaattaacaattgtacctatgtAAAGATaatgtggtaccaccaaccgttacacAACACTTTAACAAAAtaactccttttattaaatgacattcactatcataccatgaactagtgataactgtttatagacaaacaattaatagaaaatcacatgcgtattcaactagtaccactaacgaagaacacatatgccaccaatatcacataagaattaataaggaattaaatcatcaagatctcgacacaacgataattgaaatcaactttaaattattaaaattgtgCAATCCTACATATTGTATCACTTCATCAAGACGAATGATAAAAAATTTAGCTATTcatgataaaattaataaaactaacaatcattataaaaatagaatccataataattatttagtaatatagtctcaaaataaataataataaaagagtttGAGAAAAGAAATCAAACAAGAATTGGACTAGCGGATGAATGCTTAAAGCTGCTCGAATTCGAAACAAAAATTGCGGCTCTTATACCCCACGAACTAAACATCTCCTTGCGAATAATTAATTGCCAAAAAAACCCTCTAGCCGACCTTCAAACTAAAACCCTTCTAATAATATTTGTTCGATAGCTATCTGTTACGTACGCATAATTAAAACCTCTCCTTCCAAACTCACGATCTCCTCaattcaagtatatataatacttaagtTTCCTTGTATTAGACTTGATTCTCCAATTTTACTCTTCCACCGCCTCAATCTTTCTCTCGGCCTAGTAGCCCACGTACAATATTCAACATAGATGGGCTATTTTCTTGCTCGAAGTGGGCTGCCAAATTTATTTCTTTCCCTTTTGTTAACCGAGCCCACTTATGCATCACACttcactaataataatattagtgtTTTGTAATTGTAGATGTAAGAATTTTGTCCATCTTTCTATCATTATTTATGTGATGCATTCTTCGTCTTTTCTTTCTTCGTAAATAATCTATATTCAACACAATAATGTCATCTTTCATATTATAAACctataatcaaataatttaaatattaagtataaaagtctataaaaatgacaataatacaattataaaataattaaaagaaatgatatcgcgtaaaataaatatatataaaataggcgatatcaatGATAATTGTTGGAGTGAAATTGGTATAGAATgtgaaattaaaaatttaagtttcatAATTTTTCTCAATTTGTTACtgaaatttatatagatagtttgaattgttaaataaaatagagCACATGACATAAACTTGTTAACAATATATGTGATAGAGTCCACCCATGTAGGAGGAGATAAGATCGAAATTCACATCTAATTAGTTTTATGTATGAGTTAATTTAAGCAGATGGAATTTAAGTCTAACAAACAATGAGATAAGGTGCATATTAAAAGGTTGAATTTTAATGGTTATGATTGAAACAAAAAATGATCTAGTGGCCCTTATTTTATTTCAACTAATTGCACCGGcaacaattattatataaaattgaaagaaatCTGAATTAATTTTAGCTTATATTTGGAAGTATAATTATTGCTTAAAAACAACCTATATGGCTGTCAATATATTTGGTACCGTTTTTCCTTTgttcttttttcaatttttgaattttgcatatatcattctaaagttttatgttttataaaattggTATGTATTCGTTTTAGATTCTTCACAactaacattttaaattaaGCATGTCtatataactttatatttatattatgatgataatattgaaaaaaaaataattatgggATCCTCTCTCATGTACCATTTAGTACCCACGAATCTCTCAGTCAGGCTAATATCAAAGTGAATTTTAACCACTTAATAATACCGtaattatctcaagtttgcctttggcaagactcGAACTCAGGATCCCGTTAGAAATGACGGTTGGTAACAAGGACTATTACCTATTggttatgatgatgatattattGCTCTCCGTTATAAATCCTAAAAAtacatcctttttttttattaattaacggaagatttacttgtaatttgttcaaaattacTAATATCATAACTAAAACATGGACATTACACTAATGATATATGAGGTTTACGAATTCACACTTGGGCCATACCTCGTATTAACATCCGTTAAGAGGGTGTTTAGTAACtccatatttgtttatttactcaaattttatatcattttgaaacaacaaaaataaaaaataaaatatgacataACATATTATATGGAATAACAATGCGTTATTAGTTTGTTCAAATTTACATGTTTCATTCTCCACGTGCACCACACAGGGGTTTTCGAGTATAAGTAAAAAAGGTAAGTAAACAACACCTAATACCATCTACGATGATGTattaaaaatattgaaatatAAACAATGTTAGCTTTAGGGGCTAATTTGGGGTCATATATACCCaaggtaaataaataaaaaatcaattttaaccgttgaagtttgatacaaatattcttttaatctatatctatattatattatattataaagcaaattctcccatactatatattattataaagcaaattctctctgtctaaattttaagtttcaacatttactttcccaaaatgtctcttatctattttatatttacctaaaataactataatactctttctatctccttaaatttcaaccaatcattttttttccctcctccataaatcatttattagggatatcattcgatatactttcgattaatttttaaatctgatgtcagaacccgtacggttaaggcatttgactatcacactcaatgacctatcacactttatgacctatcaccccaccatctcaccgttgCAACACGTGGGTATTTACTTtcgttaaattaaaataaattattgttttaaccTAAGTCACTATTAAAGTGTAGGTTTTTTGGGTTAATCAATGATATAAgaatagtttttatttttaccggtatctttatactaaataaaagaaaaatgttgtgacatcatcatttaataaaagttgcttatttgtcaatttcaaattttttcttaagggttttttcttttttatttaatttatttatgatgtcacaaacatttttcttcttaaaacttatttatttttagtttgttattttttcaaacaaaatgtttttactttctttcaaaaactctaataagttatacatggtcttttaaTTTTCATCATTTGAATAATTTTCTgataatatatttatcaattatCGGTATATTATGCGAATTGATAAGCTAATTATAAAGTACTATTTTGAGGTCATGAGTACCATTAGACTGTTGCAACTTCAGTGacgaaaatatgtttttataaaatttttatgaatATACCCGGATTGAATCCGGGTTAAATAGCtggtttatttttaaaatatgtttttataaaatttttatgaatATACCCGGATTGAATCCGGGTTAAATAgctagtttatttttaaaatatgtttttataaaattatatatatatatactaaaatgtaACTTTGGCATGTGAGGGGGGagtactgtagctaaaagtacaccCCTACATGCTTAAGTTACAAGTACTTATTGCACAACTAAAATAACTAACGTCTTTAACGACCGTTAAGTATTGTTTGGGTAACTAACGGTACTTACAAAAAGGTATTTAACGGagtttgttttcaagtttaagttttttaacttttgccactaAAGTTTTGCTTTagttactttttgccacataacttttggttttaagtttttctcatcaaaagtttatttctttttttaccacataacttttacttttttaactTACGTCACGGAAACTTTTTCTCGCTCcgaaagtttttttatttgctttttaccACCTAACTTTTGGTTTCCAAATTTTGTTaccaaagtttcattctctttacatTTAACCACAATTTTTATTCTTAACTCTTGCCACGAAAACTTTAttttcggcttaatgttttttaacttttgtatttttcggcttaatgttttttaactttttgtcatgagagttttgtttttctccgggggcaacgcccgggttaAAATACTTGTTATCATCAGaagattaatttataaaagttttcagATAGCATGGGATCGTGTACAGAAGAGATGGTGGCGATATCGTTATACAAAGGaaacctccaccaccaccacaaccaccgtACCCCACCACCAGATACCACTACACCGTCACTGACACCAACACCGCATAAATGGATAATGCCAACcccaaaaatctttctaaaagATTTCAAAACCCTTTTACACCGTCGGTCCAAAGCACTCTCTTGCCTTGAAAAGTAACAATAGTTTGGCCAATAAAAGGTTCATC
It encodes:
- the LOC122609000 gene encoding uncharacterized protein LOC122609000 gives rise to the protein MDLLKAGEHRFLQLNELDELRLGAYDNSMLYKERTKVWHDKRLRRKEFKVGDKVLLFLSKFKVKQPKLTSRWIGPYVIKHVYPSGYVELFKKDGGSFIVNGHRLKLYHEEEAVDRVTFEELPLFHFKE